The window TGATTGGAATGATAAAACGATTCAAAATAGTTTCTGACAAGTACCGTAATCGAAGAAAGAGGTTTGGATTACGTTTTAATCTCATTGCGGGAATATGTAATTTTGAGTTAACTAAATGAGTTTCAGAAGAGGTCTAATACATAAGTTCAGGGAGGATATTTTTAAATGGTTCAGGCTCTATCTTGCTGAATCCTGA of the Candidatus Babeliales bacterium genome contains:
- a CDS encoding IS5/IS1182 family transposase, yielding IGMIKRFKIVSDKYRNRRKRFGLRFNLIAGICNFELTK